AACATTAAAAAATTTAGCACACAAAGGTACGATTATAAGTGTTGATCGGCAAATGATAGATATTTTTTTGTTGGCTTATGTCATAATTCGTTCATGAAGATACCTCCTAATTCAACTTAGTTACCTTCAAAAATCTAAGTCAATTACACTTTCATCAAAATGTAATCAACAAAAATAAATTCTCGTCGGTACAAATGTACAGGTAAATTAGGGTCACAACTGTTGGGTTATGCCAACAGTTACCAATCAATCGGATAATCCGTGTAATTTGACAAAATAGAACTAATTACCCTTAAAATATTCAGGGTACTTCTTTATACCCTCATAAAAGAAATAAACTTCTCCATTGATGCCGTGCTTTCTGTTGGCCTGAATCATGCTGTCCAGCATACCTTCGGAAGGATTATAATCATCCACCTGAAGTAATATACCGGGAAATAATTTAGACTTATTTTCAGGCGAAATCTGGGTATTCACTATTTTGTCCAGTTCATACTGGTATCTGTCTATTTTGTATCTGTATATCTGTGGTATGATGTAATCTACGATGCCCATATTGACCCAGGTTGGCCAGTCCTGCAGATACTCTGCTTCGCACCAGGGGTAAATACTCGGAGCCATCGATATGATGATGTCAGGTTTTATTTTTCTGACTTCACTGGTGAGTTTTATCAGGTATTCATTCAGCTTACCTGATCTCCATTTTATCCATTCATAATCCTTTTCATTTTGAGGTGGAACCACACCACCGTTTTCAGATTTGTACATGTCGACAGTGTATGCATCATATCCACCGGAAGATGGTAAGGCCGGTAGTCTGTCGTCTCCTTGTATGCCATCTATATCATAGTTGGTCACTACTTCTGTCACCAAGGATGTGATAAATTCCTGTACTTCCGGATGAAAGGTGTTCATCCATTGGAAGTTATTTTTGGAAACAAGTTTGCCATTTTTATCGAGTGAGGCCCAGTGTGGTTTGGCCTTAATGATAGGACCACCATCATCTTTTTTGTACGAGCAGGAGAAGCCAAACTCAAACCAGGCGTGCACTTTGATGTTTTTGCTGTGTGCGGCATCTATCAATTCTTTTAATGGATCTCTACCACTTAATTCCGGTTGAATTTCCACACCAGTTAGATTTTTCATCATTTTGCTTGGGTAGGTAGTAGTGGCATCATTCCACGTGACTACAAAAATGTGATTGAAACCGAGACTGTCACAGAGTTGCACTGCCTTTTCAATATTACTTTTGCTAAAAAGAGCATCACTGGCTATATTGGTCAGCCACACACCTTTGATGGGATCTGCATTATTTTTACGGTTTAAATGATTCATTTCTTGAGGTGTCTGTTGGCATCCTGTTGCCATTAATCCCATAAGAAGAAAAAAAAGCCAGGTGATATTCATTGATGATCGTTGCATATGATACATTTTAAAGACTTCACAAATTACGAAGATATACCGGAAAGTAAAAATTTTTAAAAAAATAAAACAAAATATGCCGTGTGCGCGCACATATTAATTATATTTGTCCCAAATAACTTTTCATTAAAGATATGAATCATACAACATCAACAATTACAGAATTTGCCACCGGACTGAAATATCAATTAAAAACCTTTGAAAAAATTCCGATCAAACTTTGGGATTCACCTGACGAAGGTGCAGTTCAAATTGCCAGATATATTGCGCTTTGTATCAGACAGAAGCAGCAGGAAAATGAGAATATAGTGTTAGGTCTGGCTACCGGTTCTTCACCTATCAAAATTTATAATGAATTAGTCAGACTTCACAGAGAAGAAGGACTTTCATTTTACAATGTCATCACCTTCAATCTGGATGAATACTACCCAATGAAGCCGGATGCCAATCAGTCCTATGTCAAATTTATGAATGAATACCTGTTTAATCATATTGACATAAATCCTTCCAACATCCACATACCCAATGGAGATCTGCCAATAGAGTATGTCGAAAACTTTTGTGCTGAGTATGAAAAAAAGATAGAATCTCTGGGTGGTCTGGATATTCAGATTCTGGGAATAGGCCGAACAGGACACATCGGATTCAACGAGCCGGGTTCATGGCTTTCATCCAAAACACGACTTGTCAAATTGGATCATCTTACCAGAGTAGATGCTGTCAAAGACTTCGGTAAAGAAGAAAATGTACCCTACAGGGCCATCACCATGGGAATCAGTACCATCCTCAAGGCCAAACAAATATTTATCATGGCATGGGGCAGCCATAAAGCACATATTGTACAGCAAGCTATCGAGGGCGATATCACAGAAATGATACCTGCTACCTACCTTCAGAATCATAATAATGTGAAGTTTTATCTAGATG
The sequence above is drawn from the Saprospiraceae bacterium genome and encodes:
- a CDS encoding family 10 glycosylhydrolase; protein product: MATGCQQTPQEMNHLNRKNNADPIKGVWLTNIASDALFSKSNIEKAVQLCDSLGFNHIFVVTWNDATTTYPSKMMKNLTGVEIQPELSGRDPLKELIDAAHSKNIKVHAWFEFGFSCSYKKDDGGPIIKAKPHWASLDKNGKLVSKNNFQWMNTFHPEVQEFITSLVTEVVTNYDIDGIQGDDRLPALPSSGGYDAYTVDMYKSENGGVVPPQNEKDYEWIKWRSGKLNEYLIKLTSEVRKIKPDIIISMAPSIYPWCEAEYLQDWPTWVNMGIVDYIIPQIYRYKIDRYQYELDKIVNTQISPENKSKLFPGILLQVDDYNPSEGMLDSMIQANRKHGINGEVYFFYEGIKKYPEYFKGN